The region CAGCATAGGACAATTCGGTTCGCAATCAGGCCATGGGTCGCAAGGCTTCAAGATGGCTGTCGTCTGAtcgatggtggggttgatggagtGGCCCGCACAAGCCAACTGAGGAACAGGGAGCTCTGCAGTCCAGATTCCTGGAAATCGATCAAGGGTCTAGAACGTTTAAACGTCTccgcccttctcctcccagTCCCCGCAAGTCACGTCACAAACAAGGGTCTGTTCTCGGCACGATATTTCCAGAGGAACCTGCAAGTCAACAAATTCCATCCCATCCTAACCCAACATCTTCATCTTGAGCCGAATGCGAACAACTCCGGACCATACGGAGTACATACCTACCTGCCGTCTGAACCTGCTGGATCGTGTCCCCCCTTCTGTCAAATTCAACTCCGGCACGTGGACTGTTGAGGACAAGTGCGGTTTACGAGGCTACGGCCAGCGCCCACAGACAAAAGGCAAAGCCAagctccaacaacacacctGCGCTGAGCCAAGCCTTGTGGGGAGCTGTCGCAAAAGCGCTCGACACCCAGTCATCGCCCAAAACGCCATAGCCTTGCTGCAAAAATCGTACGTTTGTCTGAGAGGAGTCTGTTGGTGTCAAGCATTTGCGGTTTCAACAGGGCACATCGGCAGCACCGACTACGGAACCGCTGTTCCAGCTGCTGCGCTATTGAACTTTGGACCATCACAAACCTCGCGGCCATTTTTCGGTGGATATCGCGGCGTCGGCCTTTGTTTCTTACCAAAACTCACTCACTCTACAATTTCCTGATATCAATACCGAACATGGCGTCGCCGAACTCCCCACCCGAGAACGGTGCCTCCGAGACGGAGCCGCCTCGGAATGAGAAttcgtcatcttcgtcgtcgtcgtcgccgcTCCCCTCAGCGTCGGTTGGTGAGAACTTGGCGCAGGTAAGCGATCTGTCCCACGACATATAGGCGATGCCATGCAAGCAAAGCATAGTTGCTgggctggtggaggtgccggtATAGCTTTCGATACCGGCAATGCCATTCGTTCTATCTCCGTACCTTTTCCGGTATTCATACCTCGTCTCCAGCCGGACGCTTTTTGCTGACGTCCTGTCTCTTGCCGTTGCGGTCCAGGCCCTAAAAGATCTTGCTAGGTATGATGCGGCTTTCATTTCTCGGTGTTTTCTTCGAATGTTCAAGGCAACTCCCGTAGCATCCCGGCTCGGCCCTGCGTGGGCGTTGGCAAATCGCATATCCACATGGCATGAGATCTCCAGGGTCTCTTTGCCGCCTTACCCTTTACGAATAGGGTTTTAACATTGCTCCCTGCATGCCGCTCCCTTTGGCCAACATATCTGTGGTTTTCTACGTATACACCGCTCCTcaaagaggagaaagatCAGAGATTCCGGCAGCCCTGTCTGAAGTCAGCAGGACACGCTTCCGAGTCACAGCTTAGCTTTCTACGGATAGTTTCCCCTGCCCTCTGGTTGGGTAGAATGCTCAGAAGGTTCTGTCAACCGACAGCCCGACTGCAGGGAGGAAGGACCCTTCGTGCAGCGGTCTGAGATGTCCCTCGACGCTAGAATCTGCTGACCTGGCTGATCTGTTGTGGTCGGGCCCAAATACTGCATGGTCCACCCGTCGCAATGGTTGCCGTGTGAATGACGCGGCGGGCTGAGATCCGGCCCCCTTCCTACCTAGGTATCACCCTACAGGAATTTGTCCACATCCGCTCTTTACATCCGAAAAGCTTCGGCACTCCAGTCCAACTCCTGGCCAcgagggaggaagagaaaccACAGTTCAAGGACGACGAGATCAGTCTTTACTATGGCATATCGCCCGATCTGGACGGTGGTCCCGCAGAGCACAGATCGTGAACCAGATGATTGTGTTAGGTTGCAGCCCGCTGATCAACATGAAAACAAACAGGGGCGAGCAGACTGCCACGGCGTTGGAGAACGACCTGACCAAGTTAGAAAGCAAGTTGGATGAGATTTTGGCCTCGCTGGGGGTCAACATTGACGacctggaggagggggaggactCCACCAAGGCCGACAAGAAGAGCAACGGGGAGGTCGACGGCAAGAAGTGATAGACGGCATGGGTGGTAGGGACGATTTACGATGGGTATGACTAGATGAGACGAGATGAAGACGATAGACGGCAGTTGCCACAGTACATGCGAGCCTATACATGCTGTTGTATGCTTACTTCCTAGAGGCAACCTGTTATAACACTTTCGAACACCCTTGTTTCTTTCCCAGTGCTTTAACAGTACTGAGAAAGCAAGTCTGGTTGCGGGTTATCTTGGACTGACCTGTTTCATAGAGAGACTGGGGCCAAACCCCTTGAGCATTGGGGTTTTTGCGTATAAGCCTTGCCAGTTGAGCTGCGGGGAAGCCATATCCAAATGGAACTACACGCCTGACTGATAAAGAACACAGCATGTCACTTTTATTTCATCACGACGACGTCATATTCTAGATGGCGACATTAGCAACTACGGCGGACATGAGGAACACATCTATCCACAGAAGAAAACATGAGGATGAGAGCTGATTCGCCAACAATCATAGAGGAATAAAAGGTTTCGAAGCGAGCATCATTCCAGGACGGGCAAAGTTGAGAAACTGTATCGCACACAAGCCATCTCCCACTTATAAGTGCAAGATGACAGCATTGCTGATTATTCTCCAACACACTAAGTTGGAACAAAACAAGAATGAACATAACAATGGAAAATAGTCATTATCGTAACAAACTCCATACACACCAAACCCCCAGCAAACCATCCATCAAGCTAGGTACCCAACATTTACTCCCATGCTTtatccccccaccaccttcttttGTTTCTCACTCTACCATTTCACCGATTGCTTTCCCACAACCAGGTCAACATGGCAAAACAtacgctccctctcccacatAATACACAATACACTCTCTACTCCCCGCCAATCGAAATCTCTGCCCCCCAGTCCTTCCTAATCGtcaactcctccagcccctccGTCTTGCTaatcaccaaccccttctcGTTCGCCAAATGCAACAGACAGATAAAGCAGTAACTCGTCGAGATGTCATCCATCACCGGCTTGGGGTACACCCTCTGCAGCCCGTTCATCACATCGGTGAACTTCAACTCTGGATCCTCCGGCGTGGGGCTCCCAGGTATAGGGGCAGGGGGTGGTGCCTCCTGTCACGTATCATTAgcatcattatcatcataCAACCCCCAACAGTATGTGGGCGACCGGTACATAcctccaacttctccaaccccatccccttccaaatctcctccttcaacctcctcacatCCACCTTCTTCGCCACCCTCGCATACTGGACATACTCGggcctcaccctcctcgactGCGTGACCAGCATCGTCCCAAACGCCAGATCCGCCGGGTTCGTCACCGTCATCCCCCCAAACGCCCCCGTCATGCCCACCTCCGTCATGCCCCCCTGGTTCCCCAACGGCAAGTCCGGAGAGAAGTGCTCCCTCGCATCCGCAAACTCATCATCCATGTCGTCATCATCCGCATCCCCACCCGCAAAAGGCAGCCCGTCATCCTGGAAGAAGTTCGCATCGTAGTCTCCCTGCGGTAAATCATCCGAGAGCGGGTTGCTCTCCGGCGCCTTTTGCGAAGCCCAAAACGCCTCGTTAAGCTCCACCGGCCCGTTGCTGTCCAAGGCTTCCGCTCGGCGGGCGGACACGGCGTCGTGATGGCCCGAGGTGAGCTTCTTCCTGCTGTGGAGGCGGGCCTTGGGCTTGAGGAACAAGGACAAGAGCTGCTTGCTGTTGAAGTG is a window of Podospora pseudopauciseta strain CBS 411.78 chromosome 1, whole genome shotgun sequence DNA encoding:
- a CDS encoding hypothetical protein (EggNog:ENOG503P8VP) produces the protein MASPNSPPENGASETEPPRNENSSSSSSSSPLPSASVGENLAQEFVHIRSLHPKSFGTPVQLLATREEEKPQFKDDEISLYYGISPDLDGGPAEHRSGEQTATALENDLTKLESKLDEILASLGVNIDDLEEGEDSTKADKKSNGEVDGKK